From Zavarzinella sp., one genomic window encodes:
- a CDS encoding sialidase family protein: MNYFLSIVAAMLLTLFSTQTLTLAADPFVAGTEGYHTFRIPAIIRTAKGTLLAFCEGRKSGRGDAGNIDLVLKRSNDLGKTWSDLQVVWDDGNNTCGNPCPVVDQSTGTVWLLLTWNLGSDTESQIMAGKSKSPRLVYVSHSTDDGKSWTAPKNISETTRLPHWRWYATGPGNAIQLQHGKHAGRLLIPCNHSDHRDPKLHPHHSHVIFSDDHGKTWQIGGLHPDRTNESVVVERDDGTIVQIMRSYFGKQGRPIATSSDGGSSWQPISLATELDSPVCQANAIRYPLAGGKSVFLFCSPQGRQRKNLTIWSSEDGGQTWPTSKSVYSGGAAYSNLVALPDNQVGVLFEKDDYKTISFQVFPVSDFLKPAK, translated from the coding sequence GTGAACTATTTTCTCTCCATTGTGGCAGCCATGCTGCTGACACTCTTTTCAACGCAAACCCTTACCCTGGCGGCAGATCCGTTTGTTGCTGGTACCGAAGGCTACCACACCTTTCGGATTCCTGCGATCATTCGCACTGCGAAAGGGACATTGCTGGCGTTTTGTGAAGGCCGCAAATCAGGTCGTGGAGATGCGGGAAATATTGATCTGGTGCTCAAACGCTCCAACGATCTGGGAAAAACCTGGTCCGATCTGCAGGTAGTGTGGGATGATGGCAACAATACCTGTGGCAATCCCTGCCCGGTGGTCGATCAATCCACGGGTACCGTCTGGCTGCTACTGACCTGGAACCTGGGCAGTGATACCGAATCACAGATTATGGCTGGCAAAAGCAAATCTCCTCGACTGGTCTATGTTTCCCACTCCACTGATGATGGGAAAAGCTGGACAGCACCGAAAAATATCAGCGAGACCACCCGACTGCCCCACTGGAGGTGGTACGCGACCGGGCCTGGAAACGCGATTCAACTACAACATGGCAAGCACGCTGGCCGCTTGCTGATTCCGTGTAATCATTCCGATCATCGCGATCCCAAGTTGCACCCGCACCACAGCCACGTGATCTTTTCGGATGATCATGGAAAAACCTGGCAGATTGGTGGGCTGCACCCAGACCGCACGAATGAATCGGTGGTGGTAGAACGCGATGATGGAACCATTGTCCAGATCATGCGTTCATATTTTGGCAAACAGGGTCGCCCGATTGCCACCAGCAGCGATGGTGGCTCATCATGGCAGCCCATTTCGCTGGCGACCGAGCTTGATTCGCCAGTGTGCCAGGCAAATGCGATCCGATACCCACTTGCAGGTGGGAAGTCTGTCTTTCTGTTCTGCAGCCCACAAGGCAGGCAACGGAAAAACCTGACCATCTGGTCCAGCGAAGATGGTGGGCAAACCTGGCCCACGTCGAAAAGTGTTTACTCCGGTGGGGCTGCATATTCGAATCTGGTGGCACTGCCTGATAATCAGGTGGGGGTGCTTTTTGAAAAAGATGATTATAAGACGATCAGCTTTCAGGTTTTTCCGGTGAGCGACTTCCTGAAACCTGCGAAGTGA
- a CDS encoding methyltransferase domain-containing protein — MSHIERIEREAFLHDQQALNRLKQRSTPSDLVVDADWYLDHAPWIRPAIEQLGPMAGKKLLDFGCGHGITSVIFGQRGATVEGFDLSPQYIEEARLRAEINQVDARFLVANAEDLPYADNSFDLVWGNAILHHLDLNRAAIEIWRVLKSDGVAVFCEPWGGNPVLQFARNYLPYPGKCRTIDERPFDTADITHLKQLFDVQTIGFEFFGMIRRVLFREPGAGGLLSKIDRWVLRRVPYLQQFARYTVVVLRPKR; from the coding sequence ATGAGCCATATCGAACGCATTGAGCGCGAAGCGTTTCTCCACGATCAGCAGGCATTGAACCGCCTGAAACAGCGTAGCACCCCCAGTGATCTGGTGGTGGATGCGGACTGGTATCTCGATCATGCTCCCTGGATTCGCCCCGCAATTGAACAATTGGGGCCAATGGCTGGGAAAAAGCTGCTTGATTTTGGCTGTGGGCATGGCATTACATCGGTCATTTTTGGCCAACGCGGTGCCACGGTGGAAGGATTTGATCTTTCCCCACAATACATAGAGGAAGCCCGCCTGCGGGCAGAAATCAATCAGGTAGACGCACGCTTTCTGGTGGCGAATGCTGAAGATTTACCTTACGCCGATAACAGCTTCGATCTGGTGTGGGGCAATGCGATTCTGCACCACCTTGACCTGAACCGGGCTGCGATTGAAATCTGGCGGGTGTTGAAATCGGATGGCGTCGCCGTTTTCTGCGAACCATGGGGCGGCAATCCTGTGCTGCAATTTGCCAGAAATTACCTTCCCTATCCAGGTAAGTGCCGCACCATTGATGAGCGACCCTTCGATACAGCAGATATTACCCACCTGAAGCAGTTGTTTGACGTGCAGACAATTGGTTTTGAATTCTTTGGCATGATCCGCCGGGTACTTTTTCGCGAACCTGGGGCAGGTGGCTTGCTAAGTAAAATTGATCGCTGGGTGCTGCGTCGCGTGCCGTACTTGCAGCAGTTCGCCCGCTATACGGTGGTGGTACTGCGACCAAAACGCTGA